From the genome of Macadamia integrifolia cultivar HAES 741 unplaced genomic scaffold, SCU_Mint_v3 scaffold3146, whole genome shotgun sequence:
CTACTATGCTCATATACAATGTACTGTATCTTGACagggcacaacatggtatgACGTACTGTACGCATGGTTATCGAATGGCATAGGGGCCTGTTGATGGTATAAGATTCAGAGACcatattttttagggtttactaCTTAGGGGTTAGCTGGGGAACCGAGGTTCTGACCGAgattgactttttttttggctaaaaggaTGAGAATttcattaagaagaaaaaatatatagaaaaagcaaagaaaagacTAGATTTTTTCCTTCCACcatcggcattgccatcagtagaggaAAAAAACCCAATTAGTTGAACCTATAATGGTTGATCTCGTTCCTTATATGATTGGGAAAAATTACATTCTTTTATGATAATCTTCTTTTTGCTGCTTCCTTTGCTAGAAAGTCACCAATGCAATTTGCCTCTCTAAAATAGTGACAGATCTTCCATATTATAGAGCTTAGGTATGGCTGAATCGAAATCCAATCCTGCTCAATGATGAGAAAATTTATGTGTGGAAGCTAAGGTAGTAAAACattcattttacatatttagaatggagctaccttgggttttactctctttttgcaggttttatatttttaaggccatAAGGATTAttgggtgctatatctccaattttacacataaagtgatcctatttcttttcatatttacgaagaggacgaaattctaagTGAGATGGACATGTtgaattaaaagtacacattcatttggtcaaccgtacaagtgattattcttctcgggcaaaaaaatgaataatggatcagaaattaatcgagatgcagaaccagtccatttgcagttgtcccagggggaCAAAAGAATAGTCTAaattccaacaaggatcgatggaccacacccttaagtgattgaagattcatttttaataacaacaactacctagtgtagttggtgagttgtggtgtgtaaaatccctcACTTATAAGGAGGTCTCAGGTTCGAACCTTGGCTACCAattttttagagatttttttttgaaataaaaaaccctTCTACTTCGtacaaggggatccacccttggatgtcctcctctctttcctcttccctataaaagggagtccacaaatCCCTAAAGGctggtccctctcttcctctcggCTTCATTATTCCTTTaggtttatctctctctctctctctctctctctctctctctctctctctctctctctctctctctctctctctctctttctctctctttagtttgagttcttctttgtttttgctttaatcccttttgtaatagctttttatttcaattaatacaagcacccctttatttttattcatccttttatgtttatgtttatgcaattgagttgtaatttttaagttatagttctaggcttagatctaggtgacaataTCATGAgctatggagaatctcttttcaagttcagtttttttttcaaaattttttttctctaggcctagaaatttcagatttggttcattccaaatctggtttttagggttggcagtatctttaatcacccaagctttcaagttcaagtattgattcaGATAGGTAggtttcttcaatagtcttctatCCCcactctcattccttcttctgactaccctttctttcttaatttaggattttaatttcagtcattatattattgttatccctttcacccaaggttcatggctagtgtatgtgttggctttgcccctcctagccatagaaccatcattttattatttttattttaattgcctccctttccctaaagccaagtagaataacCCATGTAAAAATgattctctagtcaagtaggaaagcttatattatgatgcatccctcaaactaagtagagaaacctacttgtgagcttctctctagctttatcccatttttttactttatttttatttcagcattttttttttcttcattgctttttaattgcgagggttgtttatttttatttatttatttatttaattttaattacgtggcttgcgtatttaaatttttaaatgatgaatgattaggacgttattttagatacatatgtttaggatggtagttagaattagatcacaatcattaatcggttcactttcgcattattaaaagaagccaaaaataaagtggctactctctttgtgttcgacccatagctacactgatccgtacgcttacgatacattttaaatcctagcACCCAACATACCAAGGTATAGCTCTTGCTTGGACAACAGTGACCATGGCAGCAGAGTTTCTCAATCTAGAGCAATCGCACTCCTAAATCTTTCACTGTACACAATCCTTCCATCAGAGCTTTGAGCTCAGCCACATAGACTGAATTCCAATGAAAGCTTTAAAGGAGCCCAAAACAGCCCCATTATTATTTCGCAGCACTGCACCAGTCCCAGCGCTTCCTGGATTTCCAAGGGAGCAACTGTCCACATTCAGTTTCTTCCAGTCACGCATAGGTTTGCACCAAAACACCTCCAATATGCATGAAGCTCTGATGGACCCCATATGTAGACCAACATATAAGGTCAGAGGGGCCTTTTATATGATCATGAAGGATTACATTAGCTCTTTGAAAATCTTAATTTATTCTTTCAAAAACATGAAGAATGTCAAGGTGTTTTTCTTCAAAGCACTAGCATTTCGTTCCCTCCATAGGTTGTCTGCCACAATGATGCGTCCCATCGATTGAGCTTCCTTTAATGTTAAGATATTGAGCTTTCAATTCCACCACTAAACTAAAGCAGCAATGTTTTCAAAATTAGGCCAAATGACACCAAAACAATGCTGGAATTTTTCCCATATCATCACAGCAAAAATATAGCTCAGAAAAAGATGATTAAATGATTCACAATGCTTCAAGCACAAGTTGCATACAGATACAACTAAAATACCCTTAGCAGAGATTGCATCATCAGTGGGCAGCCTGCAATGTATGAAATGCCACCCAAAATTTAATTGCCTTTAATGCAAAAATTTATTCCAGACAATGGAAGACAAGGGAACTTTTGGGTTGCACTTTTTAATCTCATCCCAAGCTAACAATGAGGAGAAAGCACCCGAGGTAGTGCAGCTCCAGACGCACATGTCTTTTGCTTCAACCTGAGGAAGATAGATGGAGTGAGCCTCTTCAAAACAGGTTTAAAGAAGGGGAAACCGAACAACAGGAAAATCCCATTGgtgattttttgtcaaaattgCCACCTTCAAAGTAAACCTTTAGTGATTTCAGAGCTGATGCCACAACTATCAATTATTGATTTATTCCCAATCTAGTTGTCATGCCAAAGGCTGATATCGCTCCCATTTCCAATAATCCAGTGCTCTCTGCTTTTAACAAAGCTCCAAACTTTTTGAATACCTGGCCAAACAGAAGAGGGTCTATAGTAGTCTCTGAGGTTCCCATTAGTGAGAAAACGAGCTTTAAAAATTCTATTGAGACCAGAGTTACCATGCTTGATATTCCACAATTGTTTACAAAGCAGGGATTTTTTGAAGTCATAGAGCCATCGAATTCCCAAGCCACCTTCATCCCTATGCCTACATACTTTATCCTAGCCAACCGTCACAGCCTTGGAGCTGTCCACATCACTCATCCAAATGAAGTTTCACATCCATTTTTCCATCAAGGAAATAAGAGAATTGGCCACTAATAAGTTGACATATTGTGAATAGGCATACCTTGAACACAGAGCGAACCAATTGAACTTTTCCAGCCATTGAAAGCagttttcctttccaaccagccATTCATTctttcaccttatcaacaaTCGAAAGCAAGAACTGCTTTTTTACCCTacctttgaaaatttgaatcctaAGGTATTTTGTAGGGAAGTTGCAAATCGAGATGCCTATAGTATTTGAAATaactcttgtacgggaagggcCGATCTTCCCCACAAAGAGCTTACTTTTATCAAGGTTAATCCGTTGACTAGAGAAATCTTCATATTTcctcagaaaaaaaattaaatttctcaAATAAATAATGGATAcattcatgaaaataaaaatgtcatcAACGAGTAAAAGATGAATAGGCATCGACTCACCTCTAGAACCATGTAAAGGATTGATTTTCCCATCCTAAACCAATCGTCTCATACCTCTACACAGAACCTCCTCAGcaagaataaaaagaataaaggaaACTGGATTTCCTTGAACCAGGCCTCTTTCGACATTAAAGTAACCCACAGGGCCTCCATTTAATAGGatagaatttttttatgaagaaaggATCTGATAAATCCAGTTCACCTGATTTTCAGTGAAACCAAAACGCCTCAAaacatgaattaaaaaaaatcctatgaGATGGTGTCAAAGGCTTTTTGAATATCTATCTTGACTCCCGTGCCCCCTCCTCTGGTGCAGAGAACATGACGCTCACCATTTCAGATGCCAAACCAATGTTCGTTTGGATCagcttccctttctgaaatgctTCCTGCTCTTTAGAAATAAGTCTAGGCAATAAAAAGACATTCTTATAGCTAATATCTTGGATATTACTTTGCATAGGAAATTCCTCATGCAAAGGGGACGAAATTTATCTAAGGGGAGGCACCACCGACTTTGGGAATTAAAGCAAGAAAATTATTGTTGATACCTGTGGCCATATGCTTATGGATGAAAAAATCTCGAACTGCATGAGTGAAATCATTAGCTAGGATCTCCCAACAGTGCCTGAAAAAGTACCCTGGGAAACAATCTGGGTCAGGAGAGCTGTCCGGATCCAAATCCCAGACCGCCCTCTTTATCTCCATTGAGCCTGGGATCAAGTCCAATGTAAGCCTATCAACTTCATCCACTAGGGTAGGAATTGCATCCAAAAGCTCCAAGTGATCAGTGGTCAGCGTATGCTTGTGAAAATCTTCAAAGTACTCAATCATATAACTATTTATCCCATCTCTATCATAGAATTTTGACCCATCAGGGCGTTGCACCATTCTGATAGTGTTTCTTGCTCTTCTAATCTTAGTAtagagatggaaaaattttgtaTTTCTGTCCCCTTCTCAGCCATTTTATTCGAGATTTTTCTGCCCATAATTTCtcatgatttttcaaagcaaTTAGGTAGGCTATTTTTGCATCAGCTTTCTTCTTGAATAAAATGTCATCCATACCAGAAGATTGAATTTGGTCCTGAATTAGAGCCAAGGCTTCCTTAGAATTTATCAACTCTAgctcaaaatttgaaaaaccTGCCTAGACCAAGTCCTAAAAGCAGGATTTAGCCGCTTTAGTTTCTGGGTTAAGACATAAGCTCCTGAGCCAATAATATTCTGCGACTATATATCTTTAACCACATCTAAAAATGATTGCTCGTCAAGCCATAATTTATGCATGCAGAAGAATTAGTTACCTGGCTTTGGGCAGGCCTCAgaaataattaaaatagaacAGTGATCTGAGAAGTCGCTTTGGAGAACCATCTGAGCACAATCTTGAAAGTGGTCCAGCCATGCTTCATTACAAAAACCTTTGTCCAAAACAGCCAccatgtttttccttcttttgtggTGAAGGTTTCATTGCCAAAAGGCCAATAGCTCCTCCAGCTATTTGGCTGGTCTACTGCCATAGAGAAAGGATATAGAACTTGGAGATGGAACTGGTAGCTCTGCGATACCATCTAACAGTGCAAACGAAATGGGAGGAGAAAGGAATTGGGAAAGTTTGTTTAACCATGGTACATGTCGAAGGAATAAAGTTGAGTTTTGTTGAACTACTAGTGGTGGAGGGCGCTTCGGTGGCCTGCTGTCCTTCAAACATGACATGGGAGGGTATCAAAAAAATGGGTAATGCATTGATCGGCAAGTTCATCGGGAAGAGACCTCCTTTTACTATTACTAAAGAGGTCTTATTGAGGCAATGGAGACTATTTGGACATGTGGATGTTAACTTGTAAGAGTGGCTTTTTTGTGTTTCGTTTTTTGTGTAAAAGAAGATAGTTTGAAGGTTCTTAAAGGGGGACCATGGTTTGTCCAAAAACGACCAATGATTGTGCAGCCTTTGACACAATCTTCATCACTTGATAAGGTAAAGTTGAGTTCAATCCCTGTGTGGATTTCTTTGCCAAATCTTTCATTTCACTATTGGATAGTTAAAGCCTTGAGTGTTGTTGGTATTGTAAAGGAAGAGGTTCTAAAATGTATTTTGAGTAATCCAACTTAGCCAGTTAATGGGTTGCGTGTTGCTTTATATTAATGATATGGGAGATTTGTTACAATTGTATAAgaatgaatttaaaaaatttttacAACAGATTTACAAGATAAACATTGACCAAATCGTAAGCATATCCACAACTTGTCGAAGGGTCAAGCTTGagtttaaaattgaaattcaaaACCATATCCTTAACAGCCCCCCTCAAGATGAAGATGGTCTTGGACAAATCTTCAGCTTGTCTCGAAGAAAGATGAATCGGCAAGTTGAGAGTGGTTTTGTGAAGATATCTATCATCTAATCCCAAGTGGAGACAAATTTCACTTCTAGTCTGTGAGACATGGTGAACAAAGTAGAAATTGATCTCGATGTGTTTAGTATGAGCATGAAAAAAAGGGTTGACAGTGAGATATGTTACATAAAGGTTATAGCACCATAAAATGGGAGAATGGGTTATGGGCATACCGAGTTCTTAGTGTAATGAGGATAACCAGATGAGCTCAATGGTTGCATTAGCAATTGCATGATATTCAGAGTCTGTTGAAGATCTTGCTACTATGGCTTGCTTTCGAGTGGATTGGGAGATCAAACTGTCACCTAAGAAGGTGGCAAAACTCTTAGTTGATTTTTTGTCATCAGGGCAACCTGCCCAGTCAACATCACTATAGGTGACTAAGTGCTGTGTAGGATTTATATTGAGCAATAAGCCATGGGATATCGTCTCTTTAAGATACCGAAGGATTTGCTTGACTACTTGCCAATGTTCATCAGCTGGTGCATTCAGGAATTGACATACCTTATTAACAGAGAATGAAATATCCGGTCTAGTGAGGGTGGCATACTGTAATGCAACAATAGTACTACGGTAGACGGAGGCATCCACAAGAGGTTTTCCCATAGCTTGTGAGAGATGGATTGTGGTAGCCATTGTTGTGTGAAAATTGATTTTTGTCCGATTCATGCTGGTTTTCATTAAAATATATGTTATATATTTCTATTGAGAAAAGAGAATACCATCAGGATGTGACAAGACCTCGATGCCAAGAAAATAAGGGATAGCACCCAAATCTCGAATAGAAATTTATTTGCTCAAGGCATCAATGGTATGGTTCACCAGGACCGAATAAGAACCAATGgtaatgtcatccacataaatgagaagaaagaaataatgagAGCTATTTTGATAATGAATAAAGAGGTGTCAAATTtttaaccttcaaaatcaagagAGGTGAGAAATGTACTCAACCTGTGAAAACATGCACATGGGGCCTATTTTAACCCATACATGGGTTGGGTTTATCTAGATCAATGAACCAAGGTTGTGTCATATAAATTGCCTCATTTAGGGTGCCACGTAGGAAACAATTGCTAACATCCAACTGAGGCAAATCCCAATGCCGAGCTGTGGCTAAAGATAAAACTGTGCGGAACTGTAGTGGGCCTGACCATGGGGCTGAATGTTTCTATGTAGTACCCTCCTATTGATTGTACCCTTTAGCGATGAGCCGTGCTTTGTAATGTTCAACTAAACCATTGGCCTTACACTTGATACAAAACCCATTTAAAACCTACCACATTGAGATTGGGTGAAGAGGAAGTCAATGTCCGTGTACCATTTTTTAATAGAGCATTGGATTCTAGTAGCATGGCATCCCTCCAGTGAGCATGCTTGTTGGCTTCGGTAAAGGAGGTCCAGTGAGCATGCTTGTTGGCTTCGGTAAAGGAGGTAGGTTCCATTTCTGAATGGCAACGATACAAATCTGCTAATGGTAAAGGATGTTTTGATGGGCACGGGTTGGAGCGCAATATCATTGGAAGAGTGCACAAGTGAGAAGCAAATGGTTTTTCATCATGTGGAACTTAGGTAATATTTGTGTCACTAGTTGAGGGACATACATCATGTGGAATAGAGTCCTGCACTTACGGGTTAGGCATAGCATTGAAATACATATTAGTATTGTTGATGGGAGTAGTAGGTGAGCTGGTGGTGATAGAAGGGGAGGGTAACATACCAGATGTGCCAGATACCGTATGAGGTTGTGAGGGACTCGCAACTGAAGATGTGATGGTGAGCCATGGTGTGGGATCAAATGATGGGGGTGTGGTTTGGTGGAATAATGTGACATAAAGGAATTGATGTTCAAGAAAATGGGAAATTATTCATGTTTTTCAGGAATTGAATTCCGTAGTGGATCACCTGGCTAAGCATGCAGCTTCTACAAGGATCACTACAATTTGGCCAGAGCCTTCTCGATTTGTTCATGATGATATTTCTTGGGATGCAATAGGAAAACCTCAGTTTAGGTTTTGTTAAGTCAGTTAGTCATGTCAGGCCTCTTcattgctgatggcaatgtcaaaGGTGGAGGGGGGTCTTGTcgcaccccacttccagtataCCCATCTTACTGTATAGGAGTatcggtggtgtgagtaagacacttaTCCATCTTAtgaacctactaggatctctgataacagtaccttaacgattcacaatctcacaacacaaaccaactaataatagcagaatcataaataaaattgggaacatctagtgataatgtaaatatccataaccaagtttatcCATTTACAATTAGTCATAACTTATACATaaataagcccaaaagaataccaatagtATCATTTGGTATTAAAATCACCAAAAGTGCACTATGCTTCTTAGGGTAcagcgtaagcacagtgatcaCAAGCATAGTCCTAGTCGTGCTCccctgcttctggcatccaccagtcgctcactccgtactcgggtctggaggaaagagaaacacAAGCCATAGGTACAATCgtatctgcatcatcatctaaaacggggcatatacgtggggtgagctttccaactcgctcagtgaggggtggggttcataaacaaccaagcaaaggcaacgcataaataattcataatgcatgattacgaaaattaaacacatagcccatgatgctcgtgatgttaatcatttattttattatccacctaacaatacaactaagtctggtaaatactactatgacgcattagg
Proteins encoded in this window:
- the LOC122067820 gene encoding uncharacterized mitochondrial protein AtMg00810-like; amino-acid sequence: MATTIHLSQAMGKPLVDASVYRSTIVALQYATLTRPDISFSVNKVCQFLNAPADEHWQVVKQILRYLKETISHGLLLNINPTQHLVTYSDVDWAGCPDDKKSTKSFATFLGDSLISQSTRKQAIVARSSTDSEYHAIANATIELIWLSSLH